From Paenibacillus polymyxa, the proteins below share one genomic window:
- a CDS encoding MarR family winged helix-turn-helix transcriptional regulator, whose protein sequence is MSVKPDDQDLALNLFVVLARAYNSVTSRTNRDIHSHGLNTTEFGVLDLLYYRGPQPLQKIGEKVLISSGNITYVVDKLQKKNLLTRRASQDDRRVIYAELTDDGRHFFEQIFPQHHRVIMETVDGLSVEEKEQAIHLLKKLGLTAEGQKSNGS, encoded by the coding sequence ATGTCTGTAAAACCAGATGATCAGGACTTAGCGCTTAATTTGTTCGTTGTTCTGGCTCGTGCCTATAATTCGGTCACGTCTCGCACGAATCGGGACATTCATAGTCATGGATTAAATACAACTGAATTTGGTGTGCTTGACCTTTTGTATTATCGCGGACCGCAGCCTTTGCAGAAGATTGGAGAAAAGGTACTGATCTCCAGCGGGAATATTACGTATGTGGTGGATAAACTCCAGAAAAAAAACCTGCTTACCCGCCGTGCGTCACAAGATGATCGGCGTGTAATTTATGCAGAATTAACTGATGATGGACGTCATTTTTTTGAGCAAATATTCCCGCAGCATCATCGTGTTATTATGGAGACTGTGGATGGCTTATCCGTGGAAGAGAAGGAGCAGGCTATTCATCTGCTAAAAAAGCTTGGACTAACAGCTGAGGGACAGAAGAGTAACGGATCATAA
- a CDS encoding cobalamin B12-binding domain-containing protein yields the protein MSIQQYTAGESLLMQAGDLAELVTHKQYELQPDLLERFGDNGKIKTKQDSLYSLNYLAESVIVSSPILFTYYVSWLKRLLEGFGITQEDLIINFQLIRETLVEHFHHREKTVVLEHLELGIQQIGKKEEYASFITDDNPYAADVTQYLEYLLFGNRRQALDWIVHLLDEGMSIQHTYKYIFQISQYEIGRLWHEGKITVGQEHFCTAATQFIISSLYPRWIGAGNKGRSLVAACVGSEQHEIGLRMLADIFEMDGWDTYYLGANVPDRSLLQAIVSYNADVVAISATMAYHVHLVKKLITVIRQNTTTSHVKIMVGGLPFNLDSHLWQEVGADGYAPGAEEALEVAEDILSLKR from the coding sequence ATGAGTATACAGCAATATACCGCAGGTGAGTCGCTATTGATGCAAGCAGGAGATTTGGCTGAGCTAGTTACCCACAAACAATACGAATTACAGCCAGATCTTTTGGAGCGCTTTGGGGACAACGGTAAAATAAAGACAAAACAGGACTCTTTATATAGTTTGAACTATTTAGCTGAAAGTGTAATCGTGAGCAGTCCTATTTTATTTACGTATTATGTTTCCTGGTTAAAGAGACTTTTAGAAGGTTTCGGCATAACCCAAGAAGATTTGATCATCAATTTTCAATTAATTCGGGAGACATTGGTAGAGCACTTTCATCACAGGGAAAAAACGGTGGTGCTGGAGCATTTGGAATTGGGGATACAGCAAATTGGGAAGAAAGAGGAGTACGCCTCTTTTATTACAGATGATAATCCCTATGCTGCCGATGTGACTCAATATTTGGAATATTTACTGTTTGGTAATCGCAGACAGGCTTTGGATTGGATCGTCCATTTGCTAGATGAAGGTATGTCTATTCAACATACTTATAAATATATTTTTCAAATTTCGCAATATGAAATAGGTCGTCTGTGGCATGAAGGCAAAATTACGGTTGGTCAAGAACATTTTTGTACTGCCGCGACTCAGTTTATTATTTCCAGCCTGTATCCCAGATGGATAGGTGCTGGAAATAAGGGACGTAGCCTCGTAGCAGCATGTGTAGGCAGCGAGCAGCATGAAATAGGTCTGCGTATGCTGGCTGATATCTTCGAGATGGATGGCTGGGATACGTACTATTTAGGTGCCAATGTACCTGATCGGAGTCTGCTTCAGGCCATTGTGAGCTACAACGCAGATGTGGTGGCTATCTCAGCTACCATGGCTTACCATGTCCATCTGGTGAAAAAGCTGATTACTGTGATCCGCCAAAATACAACTACAAGTCATGTGAAAATTATGGTCGGTGGATTGCCCTTTAATCTTGATTCACACTTATGGCAGGAAGTGGGAGCCGATGGATATGCACCAGGTGCGGAGGAAGCGCTGGAGGTAGCAGAGGACATACTTTCGCTCAAGAGATAA
- a CDS encoding methyl-accepting chemotaxis protein, which yields MKKWSSLSFFTKNLLLSFFNIVLIGLVLIVSSYLIQRTILIDQLHGQVEKITLKWAQGINSDEVSQAVQEKNYDGPIQTKLRTYLDNIMATNPNISHAYIFGTELENGNQTSIVAMPTDLRESFEKDKMGVGAMYEQPNVVAVGVTSMLDSGKPTFTSFYDDSFGTWTTLMTPIKDPSGKIFAYFAVDADAGAVPAGLTKLLISGATILVIFLLICLALQYWVVKRTLSPIKQLMYGISEVSRGNLDVQIHAGQDDLGLVNQNFNDMVSHINSIMTKVKQTTDEVNESAKELLAICEQNGINSNIINQNINEITDNIRSQEKATGDSARAMAEMASVIQNIATSSSNVAEEANSVEKRSNEGNEIVDKVSSQMHLITDSVTNTSRIIKLLDSRSQEIGNIISTISGISSQTNLLALNASIEAARVGEEGKGFAVVANEVRKLAEQSAEATKQITSLIEEIQSEIGQAVNSMEQGNVEVQNGIVVAGQAGELFNDILQATKNLAWQIQEVSSATEQISAGTQEMTATADDLSSTVTKTANNSVHIMQTVEEQKASLDSIIESSHKLTSMSEELQEITSYFKIADTNRTKS from the coding sequence TTGAAAAAGTGGAGTAGCTTATCATTCTTCACCAAAAACTTATTATTATCCTTCTTCAATATCGTATTGATCGGGCTAGTCCTTATTGTGTCTAGCTATTTGATCCAACGTACGATTTTGATTGACCAATTGCATGGGCAAGTGGAAAAAATCACATTGAAGTGGGCGCAGGGCATTAATTCCGATGAAGTATCCCAAGCGGTTCAAGAAAAAAATTATGATGGACCCATTCAAACCAAACTTCGTACCTATCTAGATAACATCATGGCAACGAACCCGAATATCTCTCACGCCTATATTTTCGGAACAGAGCTGGAAAATGGCAATCAGACATCCATTGTCGCCATGCCAACAGATCTGAGAGAATCATTTGAAAAAGATAAAATGGGTGTCGGCGCTATGTACGAGCAACCCAATGTCGTAGCTGTAGGCGTAACTAGCATGCTGGACTCCGGCAAACCTACATTCACCAGTTTTTACGATGACTCTTTTGGTACATGGACGACTTTGATGACGCCGATTAAAGATCCTAGTGGCAAAATCTTTGCCTATTTTGCTGTCGATGCTGATGCCGGTGCTGTACCTGCCGGATTGACCAAGCTGCTCATTAGCGGCGCCACCATTTTGGTGATATTCCTACTGATCTGCCTGGCGCTTCAATATTGGGTAGTAAAACGCACACTATCTCCGATTAAGCAACTGATGTACGGTATCAGTGAAGTAAGCAGAGGAAATCTGGATGTTCAAATTCATGCTGGCCAAGATGACTTGGGGCTCGTGAATCAGAACTTCAACGATATGGTAAGCCATATTAACAGCATTATGACCAAAGTGAAGCAGACTACTGATGAAGTCAATGAGTCTGCGAAGGAATTACTCGCAATCTGTGAGCAAAACGGAATCAATTCCAACATCATCAACCAAAATATCAATGAAATTACGGATAATATCCGTTCACAGGAAAAAGCGACAGGCGATAGTGCACGAGCTATGGCTGAAATGGCATCAGTCATTCAAAATATTGCTACAAGTTCTTCCAATGTGGCGGAAGAAGCCAATTCGGTAGAGAAGCGTTCGAATGAAGGTAACGAGATTGTAGATAAGGTATCATCCCAAATGCATTTGATTACCGATTCAGTAACGAATACTTCCCGTATCATCAAGTTGCTGGACAGCCGTTCACAGGAAATTGGCAATATCATTAGCACCATTTCAGGAATTTCTAGCCAAACGAACCTGCTCGCCCTGAACGCTTCTATTGAAGCTGCGCGTGTCGGTGAAGAAGGTAAAGGCTTTGCCGTTGTGGCCAATGAAGTACGTAAGCTGGCAGAACAATCTGCGGAGGCAACTAAACAAATTACGTCTCTGATTGAAGAAATTCAAAGTGAAATCGGACAAGCTGTGAATTCGATGGAGCAAGGGAACGTTGAAGTTCAAAACGGTATCGTCGTTGCTGGACAAGCAGGCGAGTTGTTCAATGACATTCTTCAAGCAACTAAAAATCTAGCATGGCAAATCCAAGAAGTATCCAGTGCTACTGAGCAAATATCTGCGGGGACACAGGAAATGACCGCGACAGCAGACGATCTTTCCTCCACCGTAACCAAAACAGCCAATAACAGTGTTCACATTATGCAAACGGTAGAGGAACAAAAAGCCTCTTTGGATTCTATCATTGAGTCATCCCATAAGCTGACGTCCATGTCCGAAGAGCTTCAAGAAATTACATCTTATTTCAAAATTGCAGACACAAACCGTACCAAATCATAA
- a CDS encoding GNAT family N-acetyltransferase yields the protein MSRFTILKVESDHADLHDLIRRLDEDLLERYPADQIYLVDFSNPKVKNMIFAVVYMDGKPVACGGLRPIDAEEMELKRFYVDSSYRRQGIAVSLLSFLEEEARKRGVVRINLETGAAQPEAIAFYTKQGYEPIERFGEYEHDENSLCYGKKLSLSL from the coding sequence GTGTCGAGGTTTACGATTTTAAAGGTTGAGAGCGACCATGCGGATCTGCATGATTTGATTCGTAGGCTGGATGAAGACTTGTTGGAAAGGTATCCTGCCGATCAAATTTACTTGGTGGATTTTTCCAACCCGAAAGTTAAAAATATGATTTTCGCTGTTGTGTATATGGATGGAAAACCAGTTGCTTGCGGAGGGCTTAGGCCTATAGATGCGGAAGAGATGGAGCTTAAAAGATTTTATGTCGATTCCTCTTATCGCAGACAAGGAATTGCAGTTAGCCTATTATCTTTTCTGGAAGAGGAAGCCAGAAAGCGGGGAGTAGTAAGGATTAATCTAGAGACTGGAGCAGCTCAACCTGAAGCAATTGCCTTCTATACCAAGCAGGGATACGAACCTATTGAACGATTTGGGGAGTATGAACACGATGAAAATAGTCTATGTTATGGTAAAAAGCTGTCTCTGTCTTTATAA
- a CDS encoding VanZ family protein, which produces MSGNRLFYNVAFVLLILYTGLLLYWMFLGFGRTLRPGPPYSYNVVPLDTIGRYWRAMHSSPFRVWGVNLLGNIGVFIPFGILVPIIWVSMRRVGRLLLVVVAALVILEVTQMLLGAGTMDVDDIILNVLGVLCGRVAYVFLRKKLRIES; this is translated from the coding sequence ATGTCTGGTAACCGTCTGTTTTATAATGTAGCATTCGTGTTATTGATATTATATACAGGGCTTCTATTATATTGGATGTTTCTCGGTTTTGGTCGCACGCTGCGGCCAGGACCTCCCTATTCATATAATGTTGTTCCCTTGGATACGATCGGGCGATACTGGCGGGCCATGCATTCTTCCCCTTTTCGGGTATGGGGTGTTAATTTGCTCGGGAATATTGGTGTGTTCATCCCCTTCGGTATTCTTGTGCCGATCATTTGGGTATCTATGCGAAGGGTAGGCAGGCTGCTGTTAGTGGTGGTGGCCGCATTGGTCATTCTCGAAGTAACCCAAATGCTGCTGGGCGCAGGTACGATGGATGTGGATGACATCATACTGAATGTACTGGGAGTATTATGCGGACGTGTTGCCTACGTATTTTTACGTAAGAAATTAAGAATTGAATCATAA
- a CDS encoding non-ribosomal peptide synthetase codes for MASLQQNSTQTAPSPFLVPLDFARIQRKYTSSTYQVELETSISEQLNQQNTPEDKQAVLLSAYTAWLYRLSAEEEVSFSTFVPQSGLLTASLTVEKETTFHELASLFQEMLREPNAFLAEPQADTSFSTTLPTDSGVESRIMDWAVRDNNGTYQLQIRYDQSLLLETTVVRYAEYFATLLRGALNNSHALVNSIDILSDADRAAHEALNDTVVKYPEHQTIHGMFEEAASQYPDRPAIASHTGEYTYRELNERANQVARVLLSKGLTKGEFVTIFMERSLETVISLLGILKAGGVYVPVDPAHPADRSSYIVEDTRSPFVLTTSALTQQAAELCGSIETVKEILAIDGPLAGYAASNPNVEVSPDDLAYVIYTSGSTGKPKGALIAHRGVVNLGAVVQRDCDITPQDVLTQFATYSFDASVWDTIGALFYGAKLYLLSSEERVSVEEFAEAIERTGTTIITILPTVFFNQLSTYLSDEGYRKLANVRIVTVAGEALYGSQVRAFQSKFGTDTDIVNVYGPTECTVATTTHRVRGAVPEHVVNIPIGKPIYNYKVYIVNDDNKLCPVNIPGEVCIATPALAHGYLHQPERTAQSFVDNPFVPGEKMYRSGDIAKLLPDGTIEYVSRKDSQLKIRGNRIEIGEIEDHFSKHPGVQDVAVVAVKDHTDQNMLVGYFTTSDGQSIPQDVIQSYIGGKLPSYFVPTHVIHLEAMPISPTGKIDRKKLALRPLPEVSDLTSGGEPLREGTETLIAEAWTQVLGKHNIGATDDFFLIGGDSLRVIHVLAILKPRYGALRIGDFFRYKTVRELAEYVEQLGTEQAPQRKSLAISQEKTDLNEHPIELPGASDLAEIRDLRVILLTGATGYLGSHILYDLLHRTEAKVYAMVRPSQDGPSGFERIQSVLTGYFGQDISSLMEGRVKAVYGDLEQADLGLSSVDRHMLEHQIDGIIHSAADVRHFGDSATFDRTNVTGTLELLKIAQAKPEVSFHHVSTMGIPEDLANEGKWESTLEFSAFPDELNVDNLYTNSKLAAEKLLFQAAQAGTPVSIYRAGNLTAHSANGRFQRNIDSNAYYRMMKAMLLLGKAPQADWHTDFTPIDYASRAIVELSVKQKSANRIFHICNPNPLPYDELIAMVNQLGYAVETLPFDDYSAWLLNPSSGIQEDALHLAMGQLEGDGAKDSAYRYGCSVTTALLEQAGVQCPVTNLEFIRNMIQHAVEIGYFPASSSVSVQATQR; via the coding sequence ATGGCTTCATTACAACAAAACAGCACACAGACAGCTCCATCCCCATTCCTAGTTCCCTTGGATTTTGCACGTATACAGCGCAAGTATACATCCTCTACTTATCAAGTAGAGTTAGAGACATCCATCTCGGAACAACTGAATCAACAAAACACTCCGGAAGACAAACAAGCAGTGCTCTTATCAGCGTATACTGCATGGTTATATCGTCTATCCGCAGAGGAAGAAGTTTCTTTCTCTACTTTTGTGCCTCAATCCGGTCTGCTTACAGCATCGTTGACAGTTGAAAAGGAAACGACTTTTCATGAACTGGCAAGCTTATTTCAGGAGATGCTCCGTGAGCCTAATGCATTCCTGGCAGAACCGCAAGCTGATACTTCATTTTCAACAACACTTCCTACAGACAGCGGTGTAGAATCCCGTATTATGGACTGGGCTGTTCGTGATAACAATGGCACTTATCAATTACAGATTCGGTATGATCAATCACTCTTGCTGGAAACAACGGTGGTTCGCTACGCAGAATACTTTGCAACCCTTCTGCGAGGCGCGCTCAACAACAGCCATGCACTTGTAAATTCCATTGACATATTATCGGACGCAGATCGAGCTGCTCACGAAGCTTTAAATGATACCGTCGTAAAATATCCTGAGCATCAGACGATTCACGGAATGTTTGAAGAAGCGGCTTCCCAGTACCCTGATCGTCCAGCTATTGCTTCCCATACGGGGGAGTATACGTACCGTGAATTGAACGAGCGTGCTAACCAAGTCGCACGTGTTTTGTTATCCAAAGGTCTCACCAAAGGTGAATTCGTGACCATCTTCATGGAACGAAGCTTGGAGACCGTTATTTCCCTGCTCGGCATCCTAAAAGCCGGAGGCGTGTACGTTCCTGTTGATCCCGCTCACCCTGCTGACCGGAGTAGCTACATTGTCGAGGACACGCGTTCTCCTTTTGTCTTAACAACTTCCGCACTCACCCAACAAGCGGCTGAACTATGCGGGTCCATTGAAACCGTAAAAGAAATATTAGCTATTGACGGACCACTGGCAGGTTATGCAGCAAGCAATCCAAACGTTGAAGTAAGTCCAGATGATCTAGCTTATGTCATCTACACCTCCGGTTCTACAGGCAAACCAAAAGGTGCCCTGATCGCTCACCGCGGTGTCGTTAACCTAGGAGCTGTCGTACAACGCGATTGTGACATTACGCCTCAGGATGTATTGACCCAATTCGCCACCTATAGCTTCGATGCTTCTGTATGGGATACGATTGGAGCCTTGTTTTACGGTGCAAAATTGTACTTGCTGTCTTCCGAAGAGCGCGTATCTGTGGAAGAATTCGCTGAAGCCATCGAACGTACGGGCACGACGATTATTACCATTTTGCCAACTGTATTCTTTAATCAGCTATCGACGTACTTGTCAGACGAAGGTTATCGCAAGCTCGCAAATGTTCGGATTGTTACCGTGGCAGGCGAAGCGCTGTATGGCTCACAAGTTCGGGCGTTCCAAAGCAAATTCGGTACAGACACAGACATCGTCAACGTATACGGACCAACCGAATGCACCGTAGCGACGACGACCCATCGGGTCCGCGGTGCCGTCCCTGAACATGTCGTTAATATCCCGATCGGCAAGCCGATTTACAATTACAAAGTGTACATCGTTAACGACGATAACAAGCTTTGCCCAGTCAATATTCCGGGTGAAGTATGTATTGCTACGCCTGCGTTGGCCCACGGCTATCTCCATCAGCCGGAGCGTACAGCCCAATCGTTCGTGGACAATCCTTTTGTCCCAGGTGAAAAAATGTACCGTTCAGGTGATATTGCCAAGCTGCTGCCAGACGGTACGATTGAATACGTAAGCCGGAAGGACTCGCAGCTCAAAATTCGGGGGAACCGGATTGAAATAGGAGAAATTGAAGACCATTTCTCCAAACATCCAGGTGTTCAGGACGTAGCTGTTGTCGCCGTCAAGGATCACACAGATCAGAACATGTTAGTGGGCTATTTCACCACTTCGGACGGACAGTCCATTCCACAGGACGTTATACAGTCTTATATTGGAGGCAAGCTGCCTTCCTATTTTGTACCAACCCATGTCATTCACCTGGAAGCTATGCCTATTTCACCAACTGGCAAGATCGATCGTAAAAAGTTGGCTCTGCGCCCACTTCCTGAAGTGTCTGATCTTACGTCCGGCGGAGAACCTCTCCGTGAAGGAACTGAAACACTCATTGCCGAAGCATGGACACAAGTGCTTGGTAAACATAACATTGGCGCGACTGACGATTTCTTCCTGATCGGAGGCGATTCGCTTCGTGTCATTCATGTGCTGGCTATTCTGAAGCCGCGTTATGGCGCGCTGCGTATTGGAGACTTCTTCCGCTACAAAACTGTTCGTGAGCTTGCTGAATACGTGGAGCAATTAGGTACAGAACAAGCGCCGCAGCGCAAGTCACTCGCGATTTCTCAGGAAAAAACAGATTTGAATGAACATCCTATTGAGTTGCCTGGCGCTTCAGATTTAGCTGAAATCCGCGACTTGCGCGTGATTTTATTGACCGGAGCCACAGGATATCTGGGTTCACACATTCTGTATGACCTGCTCCACCGGACAGAAGCCAAAGTATACGCAATGGTACGCCCTTCTCAGGACGGTCCATCTGGCTTTGAGCGTATTCAATCCGTATTGACAGGATATTTTGGTCAAGATATCTCCAGCTTGATGGAAGGACGGGTGAAGGCTGTCTATGGGGATCTAGAGCAAGCGGATCTGGGTCTCTCTTCTGTCGACCGCCATATGCTAGAGCACCAGATCGACGGTATCATTCACAGCGCTGCTGACGTTCGCCATTTTGGTGATTCGGCAACCTTCGATCGCACGAATGTGACCGGAACATTGGAACTGCTAAAAATCGCTCAAGCTAAGCCAGAAGTCTCCTTCCATCATGTTTCCACTATGGGAATACCGGAGGATCTTGCAAACGAAGGAAAATGGGAATCGACATTAGAGTTCTCTGCCTTCCCAGATGAACTGAACGTGGACAACCTGTACACGAACAGTAAACTTGCGGCAGAGAAGTTATTGTTCCAAGCAGCTCAAGCAGGTACACCTGTCTCGATCTACCGTGCGGGTAATTTGACAGCCCATTCGGCCAACGGACGCTTCCAACGTAATATCGATAGCAATGCTTATTATCGTATGATGAAGGCGATGCTGCTGCTGGGCAAAGCTCCACAAGCCGATTGGCATACAGACTTTACACCAATTGATTACGCCAGCCGTGCTATCGTAGAACTGTCCGTCAAACAAAAAAGTGCGAACCGCATTTTCCATATCTGTAATCCGAACCCACTGCCATATGATGAACTGATCGCTATGGTAAACCAGCTTGGTTACGCAGTAGAAACGCTGCCTTTTGACGATTACAGCGCTTGGCTGCTGAATCCGTCTTCTGGCATTCAGGAAGATGCACTTCACCTTGCTATGGGACAACTCGAAGGTGATGGTGCCAAGGACTCAGCTTACCGTTACGGCTGCTCTGTAACCACAGCTCTGCTGGAACAAGCTGGCGTACAGTGTCCGGTAACCAACCTGGAGTTTATTCGCAATATGATCCAGCATGCGGTCGAGATCGGTTACTTCCCGGCCTCATCTTCGGTATCTGTACAAGCAACACAGAGGTAA
- the rpiA gene encoding ribose-5-phosphate isomerase RpiA — MNLKQKAAEKAVEAIQEGMKVGLGTGSTAYWAIQKIGERVAQGLHIQAVATSQASEDQARELGIPIIPFDQIGRLDVTIDGADEVNEQLVLVKGGGGALLREKIVESNTDRLIIIVDESKDVKVLGAFPLPVEVVPFASEWTLEALRQTGCKAEWRMKDGERFLTDNGNYIADCRYGTIENPQELEIRLNQIPGVVDNGLFINMADQVIIARANGQIDVRNK; from the coding sequence ATGAATTTGAAGCAAAAAGCGGCCGAAAAAGCAGTTGAGGCGATTCAGGAAGGTATGAAAGTTGGACTTGGTACAGGCTCGACAGCCTATTGGGCTATTCAAAAAATCGGAGAGCGTGTGGCACAAGGATTACATATACAGGCTGTAGCTACATCCCAAGCCTCGGAGGATCAGGCCAGGGAGCTGGGAATTCCCATCATTCCGTTTGATCAGATTGGGAGGCTTGACGTTACCATTGACGGTGCAGATGAGGTGAATGAGCAACTGGTATTGGTAAAAGGTGGAGGTGGTGCTCTGCTGAGAGAGAAAATTGTGGAAAGCAATACCGATCGATTAATCATTATTGTGGATGAGTCCAAGGATGTGAAGGTGCTGGGCGCATTCCCTTTGCCGGTCGAGGTGGTACCTTTTGCCAGTGAATGGACGTTAGAGGCTCTGCGGCAGACAGGCTGTAAAGCGGAATGGCGTATGAAAGACGGCGAGCGCTTCCTTACGGATAACGGAAATTATATTGCCGATTGCCGCTATGGTACGATCGAAAACCCACAGGAACTGGAAATTCGCTTGAATCAGATTCCGGGTGTAGTCGATAATGGACTGTTCATTAACATGGCGGATCAAGTTATTATCGCACGAGCTAATGGACAAATTGACGTACGGAATAAATAA
- a CDS encoding ATP-binding protein, which yields MKEPTAEMAVLRRTVEQLTDEVLKSKAEEEKLLNEFSAMNNELVNLQRQLAKSNAELKRTKEEAIRANDLKSTFLAVVSHEFRTPMNGILGMIEMLASSKLSPDQRQAIGVIRESASLLLNMINNLLDISKVEAGQMELEIGNVRVQAIMSHVAQLLEPQIYQMGNQLSIETDRAVAEHLEGDSARIMQILLNLLNNANKFTSEGNLVVRTKLVEETKDSQRVRFEVQDSGIGISAEDQDKLFQPYVQAGEGSASQYGGTGLGLWICSSFVKLMQGEIGVVSEEGQGSTFWFEIPFRKVSGQAVEIEEHENGELTVRSELLREHSHSQAILVAEDNRVNRQVVQLQLNHLGFQHIDFVEDGQAAVRAASERSYACILMDHHMPLLNGHDAAKAIRQWEAENQQPPVPIISLTGNVSEEDQARGRVIGVNDYLMKPVTIENLSEKLAKWLPIPESEPILDEDVIREIMLLDEDGSTGLLESLVEMYTSDTPAKINKLKELVAAGEATKVVEAAHELKSGSVSLGVGRLSKLLSDIEQLARENRLENVQGKLSALQSVYQTTCLELERYIHQSRLSPPC from the coding sequence ATGAAGGAACCGACAGCAGAAATGGCTGTCCTGCGGAGAACGGTCGAACAATTAACGGATGAGGTTCTGAAAAGCAAGGCTGAGGAAGAAAAGCTGCTGAATGAATTTTCAGCAATGAACAACGAACTGGTCAATCTGCAGCGTCAGCTTGCCAAAAGCAATGCGGAATTAAAGCGGACAAAGGAAGAAGCGATAAGGGCTAATGACCTGAAGAGCACTTTTCTCGCCGTGGTTAGTCATGAATTTAGAACGCCAATGAACGGAATTTTGGGGATGATCGAAATGTTAGCTTCATCCAAACTATCTCCAGATCAGCGGCAGGCCATCGGTGTGATACGTGAGTCGGCCTCTCTGCTACTAAACATGATTAATAATCTGCTCGATATATCCAAAGTAGAAGCAGGACAGATGGAGTTAGAGATCGGAAATGTCAGAGTTCAGGCGATTATGAGCCATGTTGCCCAGTTGTTGGAGCCGCAAATTTATCAGATGGGCAACCAGTTGAGTATAGAGACTGATCGAGCCGTGGCAGAGCATCTCGAAGGAGATTCGGCAAGGATTATGCAGATCTTGCTTAATCTGTTGAACAATGCAAATAAATTTACAAGCGAAGGGAACCTTGTTGTTCGGACAAAATTGGTTGAGGAAACTAAAGATTCCCAACGTGTTCGTTTTGAGGTGCAGGATTCGGGCATCGGGATTTCAGCGGAGGATCAGGACAAGCTGTTTCAGCCTTATGTGCAAGCTGGTGAAGGCAGCGCCTCCCAATATGGAGGAACGGGACTGGGGCTGTGGATATGCAGCTCATTTGTGAAACTTATGCAGGGAGAGATTGGGGTCGTTAGCGAAGAAGGCCAAGGCTCCACGTTCTGGTTTGAAATTCCCTTCAGGAAGGTATCAGGACAGGCAGTTGAAATAGAAGAACATGAAAATGGTGAATTGACGGTACGTAGCGAGTTGCTTCGTGAGCATAGTCATTCTCAAGCTATTTTGGTAGCAGAGGATAATCGGGTGAATCGTCAAGTAGTGCAATTACAGCTTAACCACCTGGGATTTCAGCATATTGACTTTGTCGAGGATGGACAAGCTGCAGTAAGAGCGGCCTCCGAACGATCCTACGCCTGCATTCTAATGGATCATCATATGCCTTTGCTAAATGGTCATGATGCGGCGAAAGCGATCCGCCAGTGGGAAGCAGAAAACCAACAGCCGCCTGTGCCGATCATTTCTTTGACCGGAAATGTGTCCGAGGAAGACCAGGCTCGTGGGCGGGTGATTGGTGTGAACGATTACTTGATGAAGCCAGTGACGATTGAAAATCTCTCAGAAAAGCTGGCCAAATGGCTACCCATTCCGGAATCTGAGCCTATTTTGGATGAGGATGTTATTCGTGAGATCATGCTGCTGGACGAGGATGGTAGCACGGGATTACTTGAGTCATTGGTCGAAATGTATACCAGTGATACACCTGCCAAAATCAACAAGTTAAAAGAACTGGTTGCTGCGGGCGAAGCCACAAAAGTAGTAGAGGCTGCTCATGAGTTGAAATCAGGCAGCGTGAGTCTGGGTGTCGGGCGTTTGTCCAAATTGCTGTCTGATATTGAACAGCTTGCACGGGAGAACCGACTTGAGAATGTACAAGGGAAGTTGTCTGCGCTCCAGTCTGTCTATCAGACAACGTGTTTAGAACTGGAACGTTATATTCACCAGTCGAGACTGTCTCCCCCTTGTTAG